The stretch of DNA TGCCTGTTGCGATGAACTCCCTGATATCACCTTCACGGAAGCCTTGCGATTGGTCTGTGAATTGTTTACCCAGATTCTGCAGGAAGTCTTTCACGTTCCGGCGACTCATCTGAAAAAGTCAATATCCGCATTCTGGAACCAGGTTCCCTCATGGTTGAGGGAGAAACTCATAATTGTGAGGTGCGAAAGTTGAATTATCGCATATAGTGTACCGCAACCGGGTTTTGTCTTTCATGATCAGCGAGCGATTGCATTCACTTCCTTCTCTACCTCTGTCGGATACGCCGATTGGTTGGCTCTCTGAAAATAGAACGTAGACAACAATATCCTTTACTCCGGGTGAATTCTCAGACTACGAACGATTCATCGGAGGTTGCCGGAGCACGCCGTTTTTCGAAAAGGGAAAGTTGGCCACTGGCCCGTTTTCCATTGATCAAAAGATAGGAAGCGGCGACACCCGTCCGAACCCCCAGCTTACGCAAAGACTCCGCCTCCCGGAACGGGGCGAGGCGCTGGGTAGTCAGGATTTTTTTGGCTGAAACCGGACCAATTCCCGGTACCCGCAACAGTTCCTGGTAGGTTGCCCGGTTTATTTCCACCGGGAAAAATTCCGGATGATTGATCGCCCAAACTTTCTTTGGGTCGGTTTTCAGGAAAAGATTCCCTCCCTGGTCGAAAATCAGCTCTTCCGGCTGGAATCCATACTTTCGCAGGAGAAAATCGGCCTGGTATAAGCGATGTTCCCGCCAGGTCGACTCCCCTTGCTTTTCAGCCAAGGGTGTTCTGTCCACCGGTTGAAAAGCGCTGTAATACGCCCTGGCCATCCCGTATTCCCGATAGAGACCGGCAATCGTTTCAATAATTTGCCGGTCGTTCTCCTTACTCCCCCCCACCACCAGTTGGGTGGTAAAGCCGGCCGCCGCTTTCAGTCCTTTTCGTGCGTATTCCCGGAGCAAGACGAATTGACTCCAGATCCGGGCAAAATCCTTCTGGGGGGCTATGGACCTAAGATGCTCGGGGGTCGGCGCTTCAATGTTCACTGAAACCCTGGTGGCCAGCCTCAAGGCCTCCTCAATGTAGTCGGAGGGCGATTCCGGGAGTATCTTCAAATGAATGTAGCCACCGAAGCGATGTTGGCGGCGCAGGAGATCGGCCGTTTTAAGCATCTCCTCCATGGTCCGGTAAGGATTCCGATCCAAGGCCGAACTTAAAAAAAGGCCCCGCACCCGCTTTTGCTGATGAAGAAGCAGAAAAAGCCTGACCAGTTCTTCGGCGGTGAAACGGCTGCGCACTCCCAGTCTACCCTCCCGGTTGGAACAATAGTAGCAGTTATGCGAACAATGATTGGATAAAAGGATTTTCAAGAGATTTGCCTTTTTTCCATTGGGGAACACCGCGGGATAAATCCATCCCCCACCGGGCTTCCTCCGCCGCGGTTCCTGGGCAAAGCAAGCGCCGCATAGGTCGTATTGAGCTGCCTTACCCAGAACCTCCACCTTTTCATCGAAGGTCAGGTTTTTCATACCTATTTTGTAGCGCAAATCAGCCTAATTGTCTATCTCGTCCCTACCCGGAAATCCTTGAACAGAAGCCGACATTGTGATACTGTATGTGCGGAGTGGGTCCATAGCTCAGGGGTAGAGCAGCCGGCTCATAACCGGCCGGTCCCTGGTTCGATCCCAGGTGGACCCACCAGAAAATCTACGCAGGGAATGGTTCATGGAAGAACTGGAAACCC from Atribacteraceae bacterium encodes:
- a CDS encoding radical SAM protein, with amino-acid sequence MKNLTFDEKVEVLGKAAQYDLCGACFAQEPRRRKPGGGWIYPAVFPNGKKANLLKILLSNHCSHNCYYCSNREGRLGVRSRFTAEELVRLFLLLHQQKRVRGLFLSSALDRNPYRTMEEMLKTADLLRRQHRFGGYIHLKILPESPSDYIEEALRLATRVSVNIEAPTPEHLRSIAPQKDFARIWSQFVLLREYARKGLKAAAGFTTQLVVGGSKENDRQIIETIAGLYREYGMARAYYSAFQPVDRTPLAEKQGESTWREHRLYQADFLLRKYGFQPEELIFDQGGNLFLKTDPKKVWAINHPEFFPVEINRATYQELLRVPGIGPVSAKKILTTQRLAPFREAESLRKLGVRTGVAASYLLINGKRASGQLSLFEKRRAPATSDESFVV